The Mesorhizobium opportunistum WSM2075 DNA window CCGACCGGCGCGTCTTTTCCGTCCTGGGGCAACTGGTTCGACGCGGCCGGCATCCAGCCCGACCGGGCAGCGCAGCGCGGCCTCTCGGCCAACTCGTCACGCGCGGCGCTCGACCTTGCCATTTCGGGGTTGGGCGTGGCGCTGGCGCAAGGGGTCTATTGTGCCGAGGCTCTGGAGGACGGCAGGCTGGTCCGGCCCGCCGCCAGGGCGATCGCGCTGCGCCAGCCCTATTGCCTGACGATCCCGGAAAGAAGCGGCCGGCGCGACGTCGTGGCGGCGTTCCGCGATTGGCTGATCCGTGAATGCCAGCGCGCGGTGGGTTCGTCTGTATTCCGTTGACACAGCAGTCGGCTGGACGGTCAAAGGTGCCCGCTCAATGCTTGCGTCATATCCTTGCTGGTCGCCACGGGAACGATCTCGAATTCGACCAGATCCGCCCATTCGATGACCCAACGCTGCAGCAGCGTGACGTCATCGGCTTCGACCAGCAGGAAGCAGCGGCTCATATCCGCCGCGATCCAGCTGTGGTGAACGACAAGCTCATCCGGCTTCAGGCGACCACGGTCGCGGAAACGGCGGTAGATCTCCTTGCGATCGCAGCCGGTAAAGTCCTCGATCACGATGAACAGCATCTTTTTCCCTCGGTTTGATTACCGCCCCGGCCTGTCCAGCCGCTCAAGGAACCACTGCGTCAGCCGCACCCAGACCTCGTCCTTCTCGCCGGAATCCTCCCAGCCATGGTCGAGGTTGGGATTGTCGTTGACCTCGATGACGAAGACACCGTCCTTGGTCTCCTTGAGGTCGACGCCGTAGAGGCCGTCGCCGATGCAGCGCGCCGCTTTGACCGCGGTCTCGACGACATGGGGCGGCGTCTCCTTCAGCGTGAAGGTCTTGATGCCACCCTGGTCGGGCTTGCCATTGGCCTTGTGGTTGACGATCTGCCAGTGCTTCTTGGCCATCAGATAGTGGACGGCAAACAATGGCTGC harbors:
- a CDS encoding DUF3303 domain-containing protein, whose protein sequence is MLFIVIEDFTGCDRKEIYRRFRDRGRLKPDELVVHHSWIAADMSRCFLLVEADDVTLLQRWVIEWADLVEFEIVPVATSKDMTQALSGHL